The window CCAGTGCTGGCGGTTTCTCCTACAGCATATAGTCCAGAAATTGAGGTTTGATTCATCGTATCTACGGCAATTCCCCCCATCCAATAGTGAGCGGCAGGAGCAACAGGAATCGGCTTAGTAAATAAGTCCACGTTCCAATGCTGACAGACACGAATAATATTGGGAAAGCGATAGCGAATTCTATCTTGAGGAATTGGCTGTAAATCCAGATAAACCTCGCTCTGGTCTGTTTTTTGCAGATGGGTAAAAATAGCTCGGCTAACTACATCTCTAGGGGCTAATTCTCCATCTGGATGATAGTCAAAAGCAAAACGTCGTCCGCTTCGATCGATTAGATGCGCTCCTTCTCCTCTAACCGCTTCGCTAATCAAAAATCTTGGTGCGCCAGTCACTGTTAGGGCAGTAGGATGGAACTGAACAAATTCGGGATCCCTAATTATGGCATCACTTCGCCAGGCGATCGCCACTCCATCTCCTGTACTAACTTCAGGATTGGTTGTTTGAGAGAAGACTTGTCCGCCGCCGCCTGTAGCTAAAATCACTGCTGAAGCTTGAATCCAGCTGATCTTACTGTCTTTTAAGATACTTATTCCCTGGCATCTGCGCTCTGAATTTAGCCAAAGCCCAAGCGCAAAAGCTTGAGACAATACCTGAATATTGCTCTTTTGTAATACCTGTTGTGCTAAAGTGGCTACAATCGCTCTACCTGTAGTATCCGCAGCATGGAGTACCCTGGAGCGAGAATGAGCAGCCTCTAAAGTCATTGATAGTTGGTTTTGATGTCGATCAAAAGCTACCCCCATTTCGACCAGTGATTGAATCGAATCAGCAGCATGATCGACTAAAAACTGTACTGCATCGCGATCGCACAAGCCTGCCCCAGCTTTTAAAGTATCGTCTAAATGCAGCTGAGGAGAATCTTCTGGACTAATAGCAGCGGCAATACCGCCCTGCGCCCAATCACTAGCCCCCGTATTTAATCGATCTTTGGTGATTAAAGCAACTTTTAAATTATTAGGCAGACACAAAGCTCCGTAGAGTCCCGCAGCCCCCGAACCCACTACAGCTACATCAAACTTAGGATAATTCAATTTTAATTATTCTGACAGATCTTAATTGGCATTTATCATGCCACATAGCGATAAAAAAACCACGCCCAATTTAGAAACGCGGTTACAAAAATCAATCTGGATTTTTATTGTTTAATATAGTCCAGGATTATAGCGATCGCCTCCTGCATTCATCGAAGCTTCGATGTCGGTGACAAAAAACTCATCTAAATTTGCTTGCAGACGCTCTAGCTGGCTGTCGCTCAAGCCAGGAATTTCCAAAACATCTTCTACACTCTCATAGGGAGCATTTTGAATAATTTTACTAGCCAAATTAGGGTAAAATCCTCGTAGTCTACGAAACTCTCTAACGTCGCTATTGTTTAGATCGAGCTTCCCTTGAATCAACTCTTTGCGTTTGGCATCAGCCGTATTGACACGAGCTAACAACGCCGAAGACTGCACTGTAAACAATCTCTCACTAGCTTGGGCTGCGCTGGCAAATCCCCAAGAACCTATAATCAATAATACGGCAGCTAAAATACCGATCAATTTTTTCATTGGTTTTCATTCCCCTTAATCTGAAGATATTTTACTCACAGAGAAATATTTTATTTTCTCTATAAATGTTAATTTTTGTTTGCTATTTTTTCTTTATGAGGTTTTCGTGTATTTAATACACTCAAAGCCTCTGAACAAATGACGTTGTTATATATCATAATTCTTTCACCACATTTTTCAAATACTAAGTTTTAGTAATCACGATTGTTACTCGACAAAATAGGTCAACCGTATACATAATTGAGCAGTTTGTCTATTGAACTTGTTTAATGCAGACTAAGACAATAATCGGGGCTAAGCCCGCTTAGAGCGTCAGTTATTCACCGCCTTCTGCGATCGTTTAATGACGACATCACGTCTGTCACTGTTGTGTTGAGGAACTGTGAACTTTGAGTTTTTTAAATAGCAACCCTATTGTTTTACTTTATTAAAGTCAGCATTATTCAGTTGCGTTGCCTAGTTCAAACCTGCCGACCATACCTTGGTTATTTATAGTCATGACCAACAGGTATTACCAAGGCTGATAAAAATGTCGAGATTCACTATTTTTACTTCTAAACAGATTCATAGGTAAATAATTTATAATCAAACATGAGTAGCTATTATCGAAAACCAGTAAAGCAGAAACTAATTTTGAAAGAGTTTAAGGTTTTGATTGTTTCAATCACTATATTCTGGGTGGTTGAGATTCTCGACAAATTTGTATTTAACAACAGCTTGGATAGTTATGGTATTCAACCTCATAGTTTAGTTGGGTTGAGAGGAATCTTGTTTGCGCCATTTCTTCATGGCGGATTTGCACACTTGATAGCTAATACCATTCCCTTTCTTACTTTGGGGTGGTTGACCATGATCCAAGAAACTAGCGATTTTTATATTGCCTCAATTGTCAGTGCCTTAGTTGGCGGGCTTGGAGTTTGGCTATTTGCTGCACCTAACTCAGTTCATATAGGTGCAAGTATTCTAATTTATGGCTACCTGGGCTTTTTACTGCTACGAGGCTATTTTCAGAAAAACTTTCCCTCGATCGCTCTGTCGATCTTGGTGGCGGTTGTCTATGGTAGCTTTATTTGGGGGGTGTTTCCTTCCGATGTCAGAGTTTCATGGCAAGGACATTTGTTTGGCTTTATTGGTGGCGCGATCGCCGCTAAAACGGTTGCTCAAGAAAAGAAATTTCGTGGCTAGTTAATCGTAAATTTGAGCATAGATACTTGTCTTGTTTTAGCCCAATGCTTTTAGGCTACAAAATACAGAATATATATCTAAGATGTATTTAGAGCAAAGATTAAGTAAAGTTAACTGTAATACTAAAGACTCATGAAATAATAAAGATAGTAATGACAGATTACTCGTCCGTTATTACTATCAACTCGGTAATATAGTTGAGGGAAGCACGTCAAATGATTGTGCTTCTTTTTCTTATTGAGCTATTAGCTGGTTGTACCTGTTATCAAAAGTAACAGGTACAACTTAATATTACCGACTAACCGCTGGTAAAGCTGGGCGCATTTCTGGCTTAGTATCTTCGATTAGCAAGTTTCTAATTAGTCTTGCTGCCATTTTTTGAGTCAGTCTTTCGGCCACCTTCTGTCCCATTTTTTGAGTTTCTGGCTTAGTAATTATCTTGGCAATAATCGAGACTAAGTGAGTAGGATCAAAACCTGGGGTTTGCTGTAGAATACCAACAATATTTTTCAGATGAGTCATCGTATAAGAATCTTGTCGATATTCGGCAGGAGTTTCCTGCACGGCTAAACCTACTTGCTGGCGAAAAGCGGTAGAAATACTAAATATTGTTCTACGTCCTAAACTATCAATTGCATTGACCAACTCATCGGCAATGCGATCGCGAATAAATGCACCGCGATCGCTGTATAAATAATCAAGACCCTGATCTACTACGCTATCAAAATCGTAATCTCTAGAACTAGTAGCATTGTTCAGCAAGTTTTCCAAACGATGCCAACGAAAACCTTCTTCTTTAAACAACAAGTCTTTTAAAGATGCTCTTAATTCGGGTGCAGGGTCGGTTAATAAACGTTTGGCAATGTAGGGATAAGCTTTACTCAAAACTTTAAACTCTGGGTCGATGCCGATAGCAATTCCTTCTAAAGTAACCATCGAACGAATGATTAAAGCATAGTAAGCAGGTACGGTAAAAGGAAACTCATACATCATCGCCGACATCTGATCGGTGATGCTTTTGAAGTTCAATTCAGCAACAGTCGCACCCAAAGCATTACCAAATACGTTAGCTAAAGCTGGAACAATAGGTCTTAAGTCCGTTCCTGGGGTTAAAAAGTCTAATTTGACGTAATCTTCAGCTAATGATTCAAAATCGCGATTGACCAAGTGAACCACAGCTTCAATTAGACCATATCTTTGATAAGGCTTGATACGGCTCATCATACCGAAATCTAGATAAGCTAATCTGCCATCCGCCATTGCTAACAAGTTACCAGGATGAGGATCGGCATGAAAAAAACCATGTTCTAGCAGCTGTCTGAGAGAGCATTCTACCCCTATTTCCACCAGATGGGTAGCATCGATTCCCTGAGCCTGTACAGCATCAATATCAGTGAGCTTAGTGCCACTGATCCATTCCATGGTGAGGACACGTTTACCCGTATATTCCCAATAGATTTTAGGAACATAAATTTCCTCTATATAACCGTAAAACTCTTGAAACTTCTCGGCGTTGCGTCCTTCCTGGTTATAGTTAGTTTCCTCAAAAATACGCTCGGCTAACTCATCAATAATCGATCGCAGGTTAGAGCGAACCTGTTTAATATTATCTTGTACCCAACCTGCTAACATTCTCATAATATAAATATCAAGAGTAATGCGGCGGTTGAGATCGGGACGTTGCACTTTGACTGCAACTTCTTCTCCTGTTTTTAATCGACCTTTGTAGACTTGTCCTAAAGATGCAGCAGCAATCGGTTGAGGGGAAAGCTCTGCGTAAATATCTTCTGGTCTTTTGCCAAGTTCTTCTTCAATAAAGCGAAATGCTACTTCGTTGGAAAAAGAAGGAATTTTATCTTGTAACGTAGTTAATTCTTCTAAATAAGCAGGAGGGACTACATCAGGTCTGGTAGACAAAGCCTGACCGATCTTGATATATGCTGGTCCTAGCTTAGTCAATATTTTAATGAGCTGACGCGCTCTTTTTTTCTGCTTAAGAATGGAATTTCCAGTCAAGTTGTCCCACCATACTCCCAAGGCAAACCTAGTAAAAAGGAACAAGATGCTAATCAGCCGACTGAGTACTGTAAAAGGGCGATTACGATATCTAGCATTGTTGGTTTCTGAATTGTAACGCCAGTCAGCATTTGGCTCGTCGTATGCTAATTCAGTATCTTCGTAAGTATCGATCGCCTGTGATGGTACGGTGATGGTGTCTATTGGAGATGATAATGTCTCGTAAGGCATAATTTTAAGACTGACGTTAACAAGTTTTATGAATAATTGTAACAACAGATAGAGATAAACTCCTCTCTCTTAAGACTAAAGTTCCAAGCTGTGTTTTGAGAATTGGGTATTACCGAATACATTCTTCAGCAATTAGAGATGACAATAAATCGCTTAGTCTAAATAAATATCTTCTCCAGGCATAGTCGATTCATGCTCCCAATCAATATCAGGCATAGCTTCAAAAGCTTGGCGTACGGATTTTTGCCATAAGAGTACGGATTTTGGCTAGGTAAGGCGCACCAAGGCGTAATTCTAGAGTATCGCAGAGATCGAAGCTATCGGTTTTATACATAATCAAATTGATCGGTGGTCCAACTGAAATATTTGATTTCATGGTTGAATCAATCGATAGTAAAGCGCATTTAGCGATATCTTCTAGGGGCGTATCATAGGCTATGGTGCGGTCTATGATGGGTTTTCCATATTTAGTTTCCCCAATTTGAAGAAAAGGAGTTTCTTTAGTTGCCTGAATAAAGTTCCCTTGAGGATAGATTAAATATAGCTGTGGATTTTCGCCAATAATTTGCTCACCTAAGAGAAAGTTACAGCTAAAGTCGATCTTGTCTTTTTCGAGCCAGGGGCGATCTAATTCCTGAATCTCTCTACTTTTACTGCCGATATAGGCAGCAATATCATACATGGTAGCTAGAGTATGCAAATTTTTGCTTTCTTGATTTTGAATATCTCGATTGAGCCTGGTTAATACTCCCTGAGTAACTGAAAGGCTACCCGAAGCACAGATGACAATTACTCTTTCGCCTGGTACGGATAAATCGAACAGTTTCTTGTATGTAGAGATATAGTCTACCCCTGCATTAGTACGGGAATCGCCAGCCATCACGATGCCGAATTTATTGATAATACCCAGGCAATAAGTCATATACTTTTTTACTTTTTGAGAGCAGTTATTTATTTAGTTGATGACCACAACTACGGCAAAAGCGATCGCTTTCCTTGGCTTGTGTGCCACACTGAGAGCAAAATTGCTTGGTCACATTAGTTTTTGATTGATTTGCCAAGCTCATAGCCATATTTCCCATCTGCATTGACATCGAATTGATATCCATCGACATATTGTCCATTTTCATCGGCTGCATCGGCTGCATTGGTTTAATGTCAAAAGGTTTTTGACCAGACTCAGGCACCTCTTTCAAGTCCACCATTGGATAGTCTGTGGTAGAAATAGGAGCGATTGTGCTAATACTATTGTGCTGAATTTGAATGTAATATGAACCGGTTTCAGTATC of the Coleofasciculaceae cyanobacterium genome contains:
- the nadB gene encoding L-aspartate oxidase, yielding MNYPKFDVAVVGSGAAGLYGALCLPNNLKVALITKDRLNTGASDWAQGGIAAAISPEDSPQLHLDDTLKAGAGLCDRDAVQFLVDHAADSIQSLVEMGVAFDRHQNQLSMTLEAAHSRSRVLHAADTTGRAIVATLAQQVLQKSNIQVLSQAFALGLWLNSERRCQGISILKDSKISWIQASAVILATGGGGQVFSQTTNPEVSTGDGVAIAWRSDAIIRDPEFVQFHPTALTVTGAPRFLISEAVRGEGAHLIDRSGRRFAFDYHPDGELAPRDVVSRAIFTHLQKTDQSEVYLDLQPIPQDRIRYRFPNIIRVCQHWNVDLFTKPIPVAPAAHYWMGGIAVDTMNQTSISGLYAVGETASTGVHGANRLASNSLLECVVYAAQLAKLEPQALDTVALETKEISANWEEEIELVISVRKQLPDLIWQSAGICRTAEIMEQAIAMVTSWRSQLSDLALHRYVSDLSPARQIQLIHPAAESQLKLYAETLNLLDIGYLILKSAIFRTESRGGHYRLDYPYTLADWEQHTIIQGKKWAKSP
- the psbU gene encoding photosystem II complex extrinsic protein PsbU; protein product: MKKLIGILAAVLLIIGSWGFASAAQASERLFTVQSSALLARVNTADAKRKELIQGKLDLNNSDVREFRRLRGFYPNLASKIIQNAPYESVEDVLEIPGLSDSQLERLQANLDEFFVTDIEASMNAGGDRYNPGLY
- a CDS encoding rhomboid family intramembrane serine protease is translated as MSSYYRKPVKQKLILKEFKVLIVSITIFWVVEILDKFVFNNSLDSYGIQPHSLVGLRGILFAPFLHGGFAHLIANTIPFLTLGWLTMIQETSDFYIASIVSALVGGLGVWLFAAPNSVHIGASILIYGYLGFLLLRGYFQKNFPSIALSILVAVVYGSFIWGVFPSDVRVSWQGHLFGFIGGAIAAKTVAQEKKFRG
- a CDS encoding AarF/ABC1/UbiB kinase family protein, which encodes MPYETLSSPIDTITVPSQAIDTYEDTELAYDEPNADWRYNSETNNARYRNRPFTVLSRLISILFLFTRFALGVWWDNLTGNSILKQKKRARQLIKILTKLGPAYIKIGQALSTRPDVVPPAYLEELTTLQDKIPSFSNEVAFRFIEEELGKRPEDIYAELSPQPIAAASLGQVYKGRLKTGEEVAVKVQRPDLNRRITLDIYIMRMLAGWVQDNIKQVRSNLRSIIDELAERIFEETNYNQEGRNAEKFQEFYGYIEEIYVPKIYWEYTGKRVLTMEWISGTKLTDIDAVQAQGIDATHLVEIGVECSLRQLLEHGFFHADPHPGNLLAMADGRLAYLDFGMMSRIKPYQRYGLIEAVVHLVNRDFESLAEDYVKLDFLTPGTDLRPIVPALANVFGNALGATVAELNFKSITDQMSAMMYEFPFTVPAYYALIIRSMVTLEGIAIGIDPEFKVLSKAYPYIAKRLLTDPAPELRASLKDLLFKEEGFRWHRLENLLNNATSSRDYDFDSVVDQGLDYLYSDRGAFIRDRIADELVNAIDSLGRRTIFSISTAFRQQVGLAVQETPAEYRQDSYTMTHLKNIVGILQQTPGFDPTHLVSIIAKIITKPETQKMGQKVAERLTQKMAARLIRNLLIEDTKPEMRPALPAVSR
- a CDS encoding peptidase yields the protein MTYCLGIINKFGIVMAGDSRTNAGVDYISTYKKLFDLSVPGERVIVICASGSLSVTQGVLTRLNRDIQNQESKNLHTLATMYDIAAYIGSKSREIQELDRPWLEKDKIDFSCNFLLGEQIIGENPQLYLIYPQGNFIQATKETPFLQIGETKYGKPIIDRTIAYDTPLEDIAKCALLSIDSTMKSNISVGPPINLIMYKTDSFDLCDTLELRLGAPYLAKIRTLMAKIRTPSF
- a CDS encoding zinc ribbon domain-containing protein, with product MAYAAILSNTQKLAIALWGTQTQITLMMSSAGQQQSQGSSFSTGKWISKPKLFKVGASFVLQIDTETGSYYIQIQHNSISTIAPISTTDYPMVDLKEVPESGQKPFDIKPMQPMQPMKMDNMSMDINSMSMQMGNMAMSLANQSKTNVTKQFCSQCGTQAKESDRFCRSCGHQLNK